One Chlorobaculum limnaeum genomic window carries:
- a CDS encoding ABC transporter ATP-binding protein has product MKNLLALRPYLFRYRKSLATGIVCVVATNFFAVAAPRFLGEAIDLMGKPFEMHEILRKTGLYILFSALSGITLYLVRQLIIVTSRHIEFDLKNDYYAHLQTLSTSFYDTTGSGELISRGTNDLNAIRDFLGPGIMYSINTLFRLLFAIVAMLSISPLLTLFALLPAPFLSWSVYKTGVSLQHQSKKIQENYAAITNLVQENISGIRVVRNYNREEWETSRFEALNQDYYDKNLRLGRIQAGFMAVLTAMTALSLIPVIWAGGIGVMKGTISIGDIAQFVVYVTMLSWPIISIGWVTNIIQKAAAAQGRLDEIFDTKPEIVEPSDAGLTADTKKPLKGELRFDNVGFTYPSQPDRPVLRNISFTVEPGAKLAIVGATGSGKSTLVNLIPRLYDPTSGRITIAGQDIKTMSIGAIRRTIGFVPQSNFLFSDTIRNNIDFGSNGGGIDVIEASRIAMLHDDVEDFPDRFDTMLGEKGINLSGGQKQRACIARALQWHPSILVLDDALSAVDTATEASIFDGLLKKLPETTIVLISHRISTVRNCDRIIVLHDGQIAESGTHEELLKNGRYYADLYMKQMLEEEISALS; this is encoded by the coding sequence ATGAAAAATCTGCTGGCCTTGCGCCCATATCTTTTCCGGTACCGGAAGTCGCTTGCCACAGGCATCGTTTGCGTTGTCGCTACCAATTTTTTCGCCGTCGCCGCGCCGCGTTTTCTCGGCGAGGCAATCGACCTCATGGGCAAACCGTTCGAGATGCATGAGATTTTGCGCAAGACCGGACTCTACATTCTGTTCTCCGCTCTCAGCGGCATCACGCTCTATCTGGTTCGCCAGCTCATTATCGTCACCTCACGGCATATCGAGTTCGACCTGAAGAACGACTACTATGCCCACCTGCAAACCCTCTCCACCTCGTTTTACGACACCACCGGCTCTGGCGAACTGATTTCGAGAGGCACCAACGACCTGAACGCCATCCGCGACTTTCTCGGGCCGGGCATCATGTACTCGATCAACACGCTCTTCCGGCTGCTCTTCGCCATCGTCGCGATGCTCTCGATCTCGCCGCTCCTCACGCTCTTCGCGCTGCTTCCCGCGCCATTCCTGAGCTGGTCAGTGTACAAGACCGGCGTGTCGCTCCAGCATCAGTCGAAAAAAATCCAGGAAAACTACGCGGCAATCACCAACCTCGTGCAGGAGAACATCTCGGGCATCCGGGTGGTCAGGAACTACAATCGCGAGGAGTGGGAGACCAGCCGCTTCGAGGCGCTAAACCAGGACTATTACGACAAAAACCTGCGGCTCGGCAGAATCCAGGCGGGGTTCATGGCGGTGCTGACCGCGATGACGGCGCTGTCGCTGATTCCGGTCATCTGGGCGGGCGGCATCGGCGTGATGAAGGGCACCATAAGCATCGGCGACATCGCGCAGTTCGTCGTCTACGTGACGATGCTGAGCTGGCCGATCATCTCGATCGGCTGGGTGACCAACATCATCCAGAAGGCGGCGGCGGCGCAGGGCCGACTGGACGAGATTTTCGACACGAAGCCAGAGATCGTCGAACCGTCAGATGCGGGATTGACTGCTGATACGAAGAAACCGCTCAAGGGCGAGTTGAGGTTCGACAATGTCGGGTTCACCTATCCGTCGCAGCCCGACCGCCCGGTACTGCGAAACATCTCGTTTACCGTCGAGCCGGGCGCGAAGCTCGCCATCGTCGGCGCGACCGGCTCCGGAAAATCGACACTTGTCAACCTGATTCCCCGCCTGTACGATCCGACAAGCGGGCGCATCACGATTGCCGGGCAGGATATAAAAACCATGTCGATCGGCGCGATCCGGCGCACCATCGGCTTCGTGCCGCAGTCGAACTTCCTCTTTTCGGACACCATCCGCAACAATATCGATTTCGGCAGCAACGGCGGCGGCATCGACGTGATCGAAGCGAGCCGGATCGCCATGCTGCACGACGATGTGGAGGATTTCCCGGATCGCTTCGACACGATGCTTGGCGAAAAGGGGATCAACCTCTCGGGCGGCCAGAAGCAGCGCGCCTGCATCGCCAGGGCGCTCCAGTGGCATCCGTCGATTCTCGTGCTCGACGACGCGCTCTCGGCGGTGGATACCGCCACCGAGGCGAGCATCTTCGACGGCCTGCTCAAAAAGCTGCCCGAAACCACCATCGTGCTGATCAGCCACCGCATCTCGACGGTCAGGAACTGCGACCGGATCATCGTGCTGCACGACGGCCAGATCGCCGAAAGCGGCACCCACGAAGAGCTCCTCAAAAACGGCCGCTACTACGCCGACCTCTACATGAAGCAAATGCTCGAAGAGGAGATCAGCGCGCTGAGCTGA
- a CDS encoding B12-binding domain-containing radical SAM protein: MSTEHRPLSVLLVFVQATSGVDGAASLDGAAKSGLSLLKDRVMSGVIKRAQFAIPPLSLMILSSVEVAGVTQEICDLRFEKLPLDKPWDLIGISVQTGAVRPAVEIAELFRERGVSVVLGGPYVSIFPERCRDYADVLVTGEADELWREVLEDLRRGSLKPEYRQGEFPDLSASRPVSKSALQISRYFTTNVVQTTRGCPYSCDFCNVHVMNGHKLRHRPVAEVVREVGQFLEKDKRIFFFLDDTVNADEAYASELFSKLIPFKIRWVGQATTLLGENPKLLDIFARSGCGALLVGIESLADESNRAHHKFHNPAERQSRCIRAIRKAGICVYGSFIYGLDGDTLAMPERIEAFIEETGVDVPGINLLRPIPGTGVFTRLASEGRLMHPSSDHDAFRFSWGQEMLYYPKQMSLEEFIPSYTALTKKVFTPRHAIERAMRAPTLRSAVLMFNMLYVHMYGLSRKDLQRQLAELARG, translated from the coding sequence ATGAGCACGGAACATCGTCCTCTCTCGGTTTTACTCGTCTTCGTCCAGGCTACGAGCGGCGTGGACGGCGCGGCCTCGCTCGACGGAGCCGCCAAATCCGGCCTCTCGCTCCTGAAGGATCGCGTCATGAGCGGTGTCATCAAGCGGGCGCAGTTCGCCATTCCGCCGCTCTCGCTGATGATTCTTAGCTCGGTAGAAGTGGCGGGCGTCACGCAGGAGATCTGCGACCTGCGCTTCGAGAAGCTGCCACTCGACAAGCCGTGGGACCTGATCGGTATCAGCGTGCAGACCGGCGCGGTTCGTCCGGCCGTCGAAATCGCCGAGCTGTTCCGCGAGCGGGGCGTGTCGGTGGTGCTTGGCGGCCCGTACGTCTCGATCTTCCCGGAGCGCTGCCGCGACTACGCCGATGTGCTCGTCACCGGCGAGGCCGACGAGCTGTGGCGCGAGGTGCTCGAAGATTTGCGGCGCGGCTCACTCAAGCCGGAGTACCGGCAGGGCGAATTTCCCGATCTCTCCGCGTCGCGCCCGGTCAGCAAATCCGCGCTCCAGATCAGCCGCTACTTCACGACCAACGTCGTGCAGACCACGCGAGGCTGCCCTTACAGTTGCGATTTCTGCAACGTGCATGTCATGAACGGCCACAAGCTCCGCCACCGCCCGGTCGCGGAAGTGGTGCGCGAGGTCGGGCAATTTCTCGAAAAGGACAAGCGCATCTTCTTTTTCCTCGACGACACGGTCAACGCCGATGAAGCCTACGCCTCGGAGCTGTTCTCGAAGCTCATTCCGTTCAAGATTCGCTGGGTCGGCCAGGCCACTACGCTGCTTGGCGAGAATCCGAAGCTGCTCGACATCTTCGCCCGGTCGGGTTGCGGCGCTTTGCTCGTGGGCATCGAAAGCCTCGCCGACGAGAGCAACCGGGCGCACCACAAGTTCCACAACCCTGCCGAGCGGCAGTCGCGCTGCATCAGGGCGATTCGCAAGGCGGGCATCTGCGTCTACGGCAGCTTCATCTACGGCCTCGACGGCGACACGCTTGCCATGCCGGAGCGGATCGAGGCCTTCATCGAAGAGACCGGCGTCGATGTGCCGGGCATCAACCTTCTGCGCCCGATTCCCGGTACCGGCGTCTTCACCCGCCTCGCCTCGGAGGGGCGGCTCATGCACCCGAGCAGCGACCACGACGCCTTCCGCTTCTCCTGGGGCCAGGAGATGCTCTACTACCCGAAGCAGATGAGCCTCGAAGAGTTTATCCCAAGCTACACCGCGCTCACCAAAAAGGTCTTCACCCCCCGCCACGCCATAGAGCGTGCCATGCGAGCGCCCACGCTCCGATCGGCAGTGTTGATGTTCAACATGCTGTATGTGCACATGTACGGGCTTTCAAGGAAAGATTTGCAGCGGCAACTGGCGGAGCTGGCGAGAGGCTGA
- the lnt gene encoding apolipoprotein N-acyltransferase, with the protein MNVVGRGNEPHRFSGTFFLPLLSGLLLGISFPTWPAIHLELLAWIALIPLLLSLEREERFGPFFRKSWMAMLLFSLITLWWVSLATLVGGILTVFVQSLFSTVPFLAFYLFRKKAGFRFALFALPFVWTGWEWAYMQQDFSLGWLTFGNSQANLLWMVQYADVTGVWGVSFWLVMFNVLALLLFRVKTPLAARAGIVMVITLMIAVPLLYAHQIFRNTPSKATSSEVRVALVQPNIDPHEKWAGLGPVQTLSRLYSLTGEAVSAERPELIIWPETAIPFYIRLPENRPYMNSVRRMVERWNTPLLTGFPDEEPVYPDSSSGEAVAASGGAFAAYNASMLLAPADGPVQIYRKMRLVPFGERVPYSDYFPWLEKLSFSMSGISSWQKGRTATVMRFTSREGRPVSMANIICYESIFPGLVSTFVKNGAQFLTLVTNDGWYGTSYGPWQHAAIGRLRCIENRRAMARCANTGVTLFYDTCGRSYAEIPWWQPSVLTAEVQLENGITFYTAHPDVVPQACLAIAGVLAVVAVARKRR; encoded by the coding sequence GTGAACGTCGTCGGCAGAGGCAATGAACCTCACCGGTTCTCCGGAACTTTTTTTCTCCCGCTTCTGAGCGGTCTGCTTCTCGGTATCTCCTTTCCGACATGGCCCGCCATCCACCTCGAGCTTTTGGCATGGATCGCGCTGATTCCGTTATTGCTTTCTCTTGAACGCGAAGAGCGCTTCGGCCCTTTCTTCAGAAAAAGCTGGATGGCAATGCTGCTGTTCTCCCTCATCACTCTCTGGTGGGTCTCTCTGGCGACCCTTGTTGGCGGCATTCTCACTGTTTTCGTGCAGTCACTTTTTTCTACCGTGCCGTTTCTGGCATTCTACCTGTTCAGGAAAAAGGCGGGTTTCCGTTTTGCTCTGTTTGCCTTGCCGTTCGTGTGGACTGGCTGGGAGTGGGCGTACATGCAACAGGATTTTTCGCTCGGCTGGCTCACCTTCGGCAATTCGCAGGCCAATCTGCTCTGGATGGTGCAGTATGCCGATGTGACCGGGGTGTGGGGCGTCAGCTTCTGGCTGGTGATGTTCAATGTGCTCGCGCTGTTGCTCTTCAGGGTAAAGACGCCGCTCGCGGCGAGAGCGGGCATCGTCATGGTCATTACGCTCATGATTGCCGTACCGCTGCTGTATGCTCACCAGATTTTCCGGAATACGCCGTCGAAGGCTACTTCATCCGAAGTACGGGTCGCGCTGGTTCAGCCAAATATCGATCCTCACGAAAAGTGGGCCGGACTTGGCCCGGTGCAGACCTTGTCGCGCCTGTACAGCCTGACCGGAGAGGCGGTGAGCGCAGAGCGCCCGGAGCTGATCATCTGGCCGGAAACCGCCATTCCGTTCTACATCCGCCTGCCGGAGAACAGGCCCTACATGAATTCGGTGCGGCGCATGGTCGAGCGCTGGAACACGCCGCTCCTGACCGGCTTTCCCGACGAGGAGCCGGTGTATCCGGACTCATCGTCCGGCGAGGCCGTGGCGGCTTCCGGCGGAGCGTTCGCTGCTTACAACGCCTCCATGCTGCTCGCTCCGGCAGATGGCCCGGTACAGATTTACCGGAAGATGCGGCTCGTGCCCTTCGGCGAGCGGGTTCCCTATTCGGATTATTTCCCCTGGCTGGAGAAGCTCAGCTTTTCGATGTCGGGCATATCGAGCTGGCAGAAGGGAAGGACTGCGACCGTCATGCGCTTCACGAGTCGCGAAGGCCGTCCGGTGAGCATGGCCAATATCATCTGTTATGAATCGATCTTTCCCGGTCTGGTCTCGACCTTTGTCAAAAACGGCGCGCAGTTCCTGACGCTCGTCACCAACGACGGCTGGTACGGCACCTCATACGGCCCGTGGCAACACGCGGCCATCGGCAGGCTGCGCTGCATCGAGAACCGCCGGGCGATGGCCCGTTGCGCCAACACCGGCGTGACGCTTTTCTACGACACCTGCGGTCGCAGTTACGCGGAAATTCCCTGGTGGCAGCCATCGGTGCTCACCGCCGAAGTGCAGCTTGAAAACGGCATCACTTTTTATACCGCCCACCCCGACGTAGTGCCGCAAGCCTGCCTTGCGATTGCCGGTGTGCTGGCAGTCGTGGCGGTGGCGAGAAAGCGGCGGTAG
- a CDS encoding bacteriochlorophyll a protein has protein sequence MALFGSNDVTTAHSDYEIVLEGGSSSWGKVKARAKVNVPPASPLLPADCNVKLNVKPLDPAKGFVRISAVFESIVDSTKNKLTIEADIANETKERRISVGEGMVSVGDFSHSFSFEGSVVNMYYYRSDAVRRNVPNPIYMQGRQFHDILMKVPLDNNDLIDTWEGTVRAIGSTGAFNDWIRDFWFIGPAFTALNEGGQRISRIEVNGLNTESGPKGPVGVSRWRFSHGGSGMVDSISRWAELFPSDKLNRPAQVEAGFRSDSQGIEVKVDGEFPGVSVDAGGGLRRILNHPLIPLVHHGMVGKFNNFNVDAQLKVVLPKGYKVRYAAPQYRSQNLEEYRWSGGAYARWVEHVCKGGVGQFEVLYAQ, from the coding sequence ATGGCTCTTTTCGGCTCAAACGACGTGACGACCGCTCACTCCGATTATGAAATCGTACTCGAAGGCGGTTCCAGCTCTTGGGGAAAAGTGAAGGCCCGGGCTAAGGTAAATGTACCTCCGGCCAGCCCTCTGCTTCCTGCAGACTGCAATGTCAAGCTGAATGTAAAACCGCTCGACCCGGCAAAAGGTTTCGTTCGCATCTCCGCCGTATTCGAGTCGATTGTCGACAGTACCAAGAACAAGCTCACCATCGAAGCCGACATCGCCAACGAAACCAAGGAGAGAAGAATCTCCGTCGGTGAAGGTATGGTATCGGTTGGCGACTTCAGCCACTCCTTCTCCTTCGAAGGCTCCGTCGTGAACATGTACTACTACCGCTCTGACGCTGTCCGCCGCAATGTCCCGAACCCGATCTACATGCAGGGTCGCCAGTTCCACGACATCCTCATGAAAGTTCCACTCGACAACAACGACCTCATCGACACCTGGGAAGGCACCGTGAGAGCGATCGGCAGCACCGGCGCTTTCAACGACTGGATCCGTGATTTCTGGTTCATCGGCCCCGCCTTTACCGCCCTGAACGAAGGTGGCCAGAGAATTTCGAGGATCGAGGTCAACGGCCTGAACACCGAGAGCGGACCCAAAGGTCCGGTCGGTGTATCTCGCTGGCGTTTCTCGCACGGCGGCTCCGGTATGGTTGATTCCATCTCCCGCTGGGCAGAACTCTTCCCGTCAGACAAGCTCAACAGACCGGCACAGGTCGAGGCTGGTTTCCGCTCAGACTCTCAGGGTATCGAAGTCAAGGTTGACGGCGAATTCCCTGGCGTATCGGTCGATGCAGGCGGCGGTCTCCGCAGGATCCTCAACCACCCGCTCATTCCGCTGGTTCACCACGGCATGGTCGGCAAGTTCAACAACTTCAACGTTGACGCCCAGTTGAAGGTCGTTCTTCCGAAAGGTTACAAGGTTCGTTATGCCGCGCCCCAGTATCGCTCGCAGAACCTCGAAGAGTATCGCTGGAGCGGTGGCGCTTACGCCCGTTGGGTCGAGCACGTCTGCAAGGGTGGCGTCGGACAGTTCGAAGTTCTGTACGCCCAGTAA
- a CDS encoding MerR family transcriptional regulator, with product MAFESSKSYYSIGEVSRISGIPAYLLRYWEDYFSELAPARDTRGNRRYTNRDIAMVLNIKELVYEKGYKLNKASQMVKGGKVENNEADHKTNEILKLQKQISRDQKQFEITDERRRILLLEIKDEIEEILELMG from the coding sequence ATGGCCTTTGAATCAAGCAAAAGTTACTATTCGATAGGAGAGGTGAGCCGGATTTCTGGCATTCCCGCTTACCTGCTTCGCTACTGGGAAGACTACTTCAGCGAGCTTGCCCCGGCGCGAGACACGCGGGGGAACCGGCGCTACACCAACCGCGATATTGCGATGGTGCTCAACATCAAGGAGCTGGTGTACGAAAAGGGGTACAAGCTGAACAAGGCGAGTCAGATGGTCAAAGGCGGCAAGGTTGAAAATAACGAGGCTGACCACAAGACCAACGAGATACTGAAGCTTCAGAAGCAGATTTCGCGAGATCAGAAACAGTTTGAGATTACCGACGAAAGACGGCGAATACTGCTGCTGGAAATCAAGGACGAGATTGAGGAGATTCTCGAGCTGATGGGGTAA